The following proteins are encoded in a genomic region of Mus caroli chromosome 18, CAROLI_EIJ_v1.1, whole genome shotgun sequence:
- the Ecscr gene encoding endothelial cell-specific chemotaxis regulator: protein MDREYTEEPATHPADLGTSGAMRLGSAILGLLLLQAYSSQPTTTQTLQEILQKSSQVSLVSNQPVTPRSSTMDKQSLSLPDLMSFQPQKHTLGPGTGTPESSSSSSSSSSSSSSSSSSSRRGEESLDATPSPEPTSLQTKEMTTLPTPTSESVLTVAAFGVISFIVILVVVVIVLVSVVSLRFKCRKNKESEDPQKPGSSGLSESCSTANGEKDSITLISMRNINVNNSKGGTSAEKSDLELPWVHV, encoded by the exons ATGGACAGAGAATACACTGAGGAGCCTGCTACACACCCAGCTGATCTGGGGACCAGCGGAGCCATGAGGCTGGGTTCAGCAATCCTCGGTTTACTCCTGCTCCAAG CCTACAGCTCTCAACCTACGACAACTCAGACCTTGCAGG AAATTCTACAGAAGTCATCTCAGGTCTCCTTGGTATCCAATCAGCCTGTGACACCAAGGTCAAGCACCATGGATAAACAGTCCCTTTCCTTGCCTGACTTGATGTCCTTCCAGCCACAGAAGCACACACTGGGACCTG GCACAGGAAccccagaaagcagcagcagcagcagcagcagcagcagcagcagcagcagcagcagcagcagcagcaggagaggag AAGAATCTCTGGATGCGACTCCCAGTCCAGAACCCACCAGCCTTCAGACAAAAGAGATGACCACCCTGCCTACCCCCACATCAGAGTCAGTGCTAACGGTGGCTGCCTTTG GTGTCATCAGCTTCATTGTCATCCTGGTGGTTGTAGTGATCGTCCTGGTCAGTGTGGTCAGTCTAAGATTTAAGTGTCGGAAGAACAAGGAGTCTGAAG ATCCACAGAAACCAGGGAGTTCAGGGCTGTCTGAAAG CTGCTCCACAGCCAATGGAGAGAAAGACAGCATCACACTCATCTCCATGAGGAACATCAACGTGAACAACAGCAAAGGCGGCACATCAGCAGAGAAG AGTGACCTGGAGTTGCCATGGGTCCACGTGTGA
- the Smim33 gene encoding small integral membrane protein 33, whose product MHQDDYYPQPSLLVNGSLDQEPQRQLPDMPPRGGDGLPLLAAIIAAFVLLAICIVLAVHFGPALHQGQATLLKEPPALKSENGVYLIHWRLLSLQDSHRETQQGLFIPHSGPALDGHRPSIDEVTYL is encoded by the exons ATGCACCAG gatGACTACTACCCTCAGCCTTCTCTACTTGTGAATGGTTCGTTGGATCAGGAGCCTCAAAGGCAGCTCCCAGATATGCCCCCTCGAGGTGGCGACGGGCTGCCGCTGCTTGCTGCCATCATCGCGGCCTTTGTCCTGCTGGCCATCTGCATTGTGCTGGCGGTTCACTTTGGGCCTGCGCTGCATCAGGGCCAGGCTACTCTCCTCAAAGAGCCACCAGCCCTAAAGTCAGAGAACGGCGTTTACCTCATCCACTGGCGGCTACTGAGCCTACAGGACAGTCACAGAGAAACCCAGCAGGGACTTTTTATTCCTCACTCTGGCCCTGCCCTAGACGGGCACAGGCCCAGCATCGATGAAGTCACGTATCTGTAG